From a region of the Solanum stenotomum isolate F172 chromosome 2, ASM1918654v1, whole genome shotgun sequence genome:
- the LOC125855133 gene encoding uncharacterized protein LOC125855133, whose translation MYRIHSFDMGSEQFGEMQLPVIPNEHWWMVTLRGDSLAMLASDKSMTSIYEMKQKGSWSKVLTVQPPIDPHRPYDIWENDKIIFKIRKPSQLVLYDPTTSEVADLGIDLDRIGCCVFNYKESLALIKSGDETQDQDNVVNQIDHFFDIIPTNRKSLFTVRGPPTGR comes from the coding sequence atgtaCAGGATTCACTCATTTGACATGGGCAGCGAACAGTTTGGGGAGATGCAACTCCCAGTTATTCCAAATGAACACTGGTGGATGGTTACATTGCGTGGCGACTCACTTGCAATGTTAGCCAGTGATAAGTCTATGACATCCatatatgaaatgaaacaaaagggAAGTTGGTCGAAAGTTCTTACAGTTCAACCTCCTATAGATCCTCATCGGCCTTACGACATCTGGGAGAACGATAagattattttcaaaatcagaAAACCTTCTCAGCTGGTGCTATATGACCCTACAACAAGTGAAGTTGCAGATCTTGGAATTGATTTGGACCGTATTGGCTGTTGTGTTTTCAATTACAAGGAGAGCCTAGCTCTAATAAAGAGTGGAGATGAAACTCAGGACCAGGATAATGTTGTCAACCAAATTGATCACTTCTTCGATATCATACCAACTAATCGCAAGTCTCTGTTTACTGTTAGAGGTCCTCCTACCGGACGGTGA